In the genome of Solibacillus silvestris, one region contains:
- a CDS encoding 2,3-dihydroxybiphenyl 1,2-dioxygenase, giving the protein MTNPEISKLGHFGLVSTDLEKSLWFFKEVIGLEETEEADGVHYLRAWGDFEHHTLTLRAGEESRLDHIAWRTKRPEDVDAFAENLQKEGIEINWVEEGTERGQGKAFRFQLPSKHTFEIYFDMEKTLAAPETRSVLKNQTHKSWNRGVSPRRIDHVNLLSSIPANEFSDFMIQHLGFNLREYVEAPDGSYLGAWLSVTPLVHDIAFSFDPHSASTHEVHHISYWLDNAQDLLRAADILKENGIEFKGPGKHGISQAMYIYAIDPGSGVRLEIFTNGYLIFEPDWEPIRWTLDEMSLGFTYWGDQMDNNPENNPTIKA; this is encoded by the coding sequence ATGACAAATCCGGAAATTTCAAAACTTGGCCACTTTGGTTTAGTAAGTACAGATTTAGAAAAATCACTTTGGTTTTTTAAAGAAGTAATTGGTCTTGAAGAAACAGAAGAAGCAGACGGTGTTCACTATTTACGTGCATGGGGTGACTTCGAGCACCATACATTAACGCTTCGTGCTGGTGAAGAGTCTCGCCTTGATCATATTGCATGGCGTACAAAACGTCCTGAAGATGTAGATGCTTTTGCTGAAAATCTGCAAAAAGAAGGAATCGAAATCAATTGGGTAGAGGAAGGCACGGAAAGAGGTCAAGGAAAAGCATTCCGCTTCCAGCTTCCTAGTAAACATACATTTGAAATCTATTTTGATATGGAAAAAACATTAGCTGCACCGGAAACACGTTCTGTATTAAAAAATCAGACGCATAAATCATGGAATAGAGGAGTATCACCGCGTCGTATTGACCATGTGAATCTATTAAGCTCTATACCGGCAAATGAATTTTCAGATTTTATGATACAACACTTAGGCTTTAACTTACGTGAATATGTGGAAGCACCGGACGGCAGCTATTTAGGCGCATGGTTAAGTGTAACACCACTTGTACACGACATCGCATTTAGCTTTGATCCGCATTCCGCATCTACACACGAAGTACACCATATTTCATACTGGCTGGATAATGCACAGGATTTATTACGTGCAGCGGATATTTTAAAGGAAAACGGTATTGAGTTTAAAGGTCCAGGAAAACACGGTATTTCACAGGCAATGTACATTTATGCAATTGACCCTGGTAGTGGAGTTCGTCTGGAAATCTTCACAAACGGCTATTTAATTTTCGAGCCGGATTGGGAGCCAATTCGTTGGACGTTAGATGAGATGAGCTTAGGTTTCACTTATTGGGGCGATCAAATGGACAATAACCCTGAAAATAACCCGACAATTAAAGCGTAA